DNA sequence from the Trypanosoma brucei gambiense DAL972 chromosome 9, complete sequence genome:
AGCACACACAACTGCCGGCAAGTACCAAATTCCATATCCAACCAAACTGCAAAATCACGTGTGCGAAACAAGTACCGGTCGTTAAATTACGAAGGCGAGAAGAGCAAAGAAGTCACGGAGTTGTAACGTCGCACACTAAAGTGACCGCGTATGTCCATAAGCAAAGATACCTTCGAAGACTAAGAAAAGAGAACGTCAGAACATCGCTGGTTCGTAGTTATACCCCACACACCAGTTTCTCACTTGGAAATACGCAGCCGGTTCTCCAGAGCGACAACTTTCGTTTCCAGTTCGTCATTGGCGCGCAGCAAATATAATAGAGCAGGTTCCGCTATCAATTTGTTCAGCGTGTAGAATTGAGCATCCTGCAAACCGCGTGCCGCCTCTACGGCATCAGCCATCCCACCACATCGCTGACGAACGAGTTCCACGGCCGCCTCCACTTCCGTTCGAAACGTTTGTAAAAGCCGGTATGTTATATCAATCACAGGTGGTGATTTCAGCGGCATCTGGGAAATGGGAACAACCTCCAACTCCACCATCTCATGTGTTTCACCAGGTCCCGTACGGAAGCAGTGAATAGATGTGGCATTCCGCTGCGTGCTGTCGCAGTAGAAAACACTGAATATGAGACCCACCCATCCACTCTCCAGCATTTGGTATGACAGTTGCGAGCGAAGGTCCACGTGCGAGGGATATGGTGTAATACGTGGATGGCTGTGATACCAACCTATAACCCGTGTATGTGTCCCCACTACCTCTGTGCAACGCTCTGCTTCCTCACTAGCGCCGGAAAGCACCTCAGGCGCAGTTTCCACACGGTCCGAGCGACGCACGCTGCGCTGCACTACCCACGAATCCCACACGTTGGCTTCCTTGTATAAAATAGGGCTGGAACGGAAATCGTCACTTCCAACATCCGAATATGGATCGGAGTCCTTTGCAACACATATTTCCCCGAGCAGTAAACCCatcacctcctcctgctccgTGGAGAATGCATGGGCGTAGCATGCCTGAACAACCGTATCCGCCACACGGACCTTTTTCAATGGCGCATGCTTCGCCTccatgaagaagaaaagtcaCACTACGAAAcagggggagaaggaaaagaaaattcgCAGATCCAGACTTCGCATCCACATCGGAAGCACAACagaatttaaaaatatatatatatatatgtatgtatagaAGAAGAGACACAGGGATACGGTCAAACAGTTATCGATGAACTTATGCACACTGTGCCGAAGATGACACGAGCAAAATCAAACAACTCAGTACAGCAGATGGAAAACCAACGAAATGGCACCGACACACGAGCGCATGTACATGTAAACACACGCGGAAATTTATacgaaatatatatatatatatatatatatgacaaTGGGGAAGCCGACTTttactcccttttcctttgtttcctcatGTGAAATGTTCGAGATGATATCAGCGGTTACGGGGAGTTTGGAggacaaataaacaaataagaaCAGCAAACTAAAATCACCGACGCGGACAACTaccaacacaaaaatatacaGCCCGGTTACACATATGCGTATGCGGAGGCATAGGTACTTGTATAACATGGATGTATGCATATGCACCTGAATGCAAAAAAATGTAGATATATAGATAaggatatagatatagatatataagACTGGAGCAATTAACAACCTAATACACACGCTGCATAGTCACTTCATAAACATTCCACTACGCTGCAACCACTGGTTCTTGGCACCTCCCATCCTCCTACTCTATATAATTATTCCATCTCCCTTTTTGTACCTTCCTCGTTTTTTATTCCCCTGTATAGTCGACATTGTTGCCGTCTATGTCCTCTAAAAAACACCCAAAAACAAGTAACGAAACACCAaatgaaattaaaaaaaaaaacgcacaaGCTGGCGCACATAACCTCTATGTACAAACTCGTTGGAAAAGAGCTCCACACGTCTCAACTGCACTCTTACAATTGGGTTTGTCCAATTGATTGGCATTTACTGAAACCTTGATTCTCTATAACTGTGCGGAACAAAGACACTACAGTGTGCTGCGGTAGTTCACCAACAAGCTCCCATACCTGTGGCTCCTCTTGAAGCAGAGTGAAAAAATTTCCCCCCACATATTTGATGGCACGCTCGTGTAACTCCGGGACCTGATGTTTTGTTGAGTACATGAGCATTCGGAGAGCGTTCTGATAATTAAATGCCTCGTcggcctctttttttaaccGTCCATCCATACCAAATACGGCATGCATCTTCAGAACAATGGCAACATCCTCCGCCGAAAAGTCGTGTTGAGAATCGATGTGGTGAGAGTAAATAGCCGCGAGCAGCTTGTGCCATGCGCGTTGAGAAAAGTCAAACTCCTCCGAAGTGAATGACAGCTGAGATGACGGCAATTTGGAGCCCATCGCCTGTGAGAAAAGAATGCAACGTGAGGCAAGAACAAACCGATGAGCCTTCAGCACAAACTTCTGGGGACCAACAGTTAAATTTATGTCACTGTATTCACCAGACTCTGCCAACCACGTCAGCTGCTTGCTAAGAGTATTCTTTACGGCGGGAATGCAAATTGGCGGCACCGTCTCCTGGCTGCGAAGTATCAGTGACAGTCGACGGAAGAGGTGACCGGGTATTTCCTCAAACTTCGGGTCTTGAATGAGTGTGTCGTAGTTTTCAAGCAGTGCCGACAAATAGAGTGCATTAAGCACCTCATCAGCCGCGTTAAATCGCGTCAACGCAATGTTAAGGATATTTTCGGACGTCAGAAGCGGCTCCACGAACCTCACGCACAGGCTGCAAAGATCATAGAATTCGCAGGCAGCTCCCAGAAGATACAAATCTAAAAGCGCCTCCGCCGACATAACGCCTTGCTCCGGGAGTTCTTCCGTGTATATGTAACGAAGGAAGGCGGAAAAAACAGCCGACGATACGGAAATGGCAACACTACATCCGGGTTGTAATGGTAGTATTGCAGCTGGAAGGATGGGGCGCATACGGGCAGCCACGATGCAGCGATGTGCCTTAAAACAACCGCCTTCCACTTCAAATGTCATATCCGCAAGCCCCTCCAGATGCTCGAAAGGGTATAAAAGGGGTGCCCGCAATGGTATAGTCAAAGGACTTGGGATGAAGCTATTCCCAGGGGCTTGTGTGAAACGTTGGTTGTTTGAAGGAGAGCGGTGCACACTGCCGTTCACTCGGTCCCCGGCGTGACCTCTACGAGCGGAAGAATCTGCATCTCGATGTCGGTCCACATTTGCAGGACATGGGTTAGAGGAAATGCTGAGGGAGCGCCTCCGCTGCGACTCATTTGTATCACAAACCATTAGCAAAACCTCTATATCTATGAAGTAAGCATTGGATGCTTCATCTCGGTAAAGAAACTCACTCTGCGCACCAGTCAGTTGTCGGAGTGGCACAAAATGATT
Encoded proteins:
- a CDS encoding Mov34/MPN/PAD-1 metallopeptidase, putative encodes the protein MEAKHAPLKKVRVADTVVQACYAHAFSTEQEEVMGLLLGEICVAKDSDPYSDVGSDDFRSSPILYKEANVWDSWVVQRSVRRSDRVETAPEVLSGASEEAERCTEVVGTHTRVIGWYHSHPRITPYPSHVDLRSQLSYQMLESGWVGLIFSVFYCDSTQRNATSIHCFRTGPGETHEMVELEVVPISQMPLKSPPVIDITYRLLQTFRTEVEAAVELVRQRCGGMADAVEAARGLQDAQFYTLNKLIAEPALLYLLRANDELETKVVALENRLRISK